One genomic region from Sorangium aterium encodes:
- a CDS encoding transposase yields the protein MSQPRAIVAGATYLLTRRALRRHLLFRPDAAITQLIIYALAVSARRYGIRLHALCAMSTHLHIVVTDVEGVLPRFLQLFHRLVALGTKVLRTWEGPVWGHEATSVVRLLTRAAVVEKISYSLANPVEAGLVRRAKEWPGAKVLVNEIGRGELRARRPDVYFASSNPAWPEHAAIAISLPPDVADGDADAFRRDVAAELERKEAEARAAVHRNGRGFLGPERACTVSPDARATSLEAPRGLNPTFAVGRGYSDARRTAVAAVRAFRAAYRDALQQWRAGLRSVVFPAETWWMRVFHGVAVNDDALVS from the coding sequence ATGAGCCAGCCTCGCGCTATTGTTGCAGGTGCCACCTATCTCCTCACACGACGCGCGTTGCGGCGACACCTCCTCTTCAGGCCAGATGCCGCGATCACTCAGCTGATCATCTATGCACTTGCGGTTTCGGCCAGGCGCTACGGCATTCGCCTGCATGCGTTGTGCGCCATGTCCACGCACCTGCACATCGTCGTCACTGACGTCGAAGGCGTACTTCCGCGATTCCTGCAGCTGTTTCATCGTCTCGTGGCGCTGGGGACCAAGGTGCTCCGAACCTGGGAGGGGCCGGTCTGGGGCCACGAAGCGACCAGCGTTGTTCGCCTCTTGACGCGGGCGGCCGTGGTGGAAAAGATTTCATATTCACTGGCGAACCCGGTAGAGGCGGGGCTGGTGCGACGTGCGAAGGAATGGCCTGGAGCGAAGGTGCTCGTCAACGAAATCGGCCGTGGCGAGCTGCGGGCGAGGCGTCCTGACGTCTACTTTGCTTCGAGCAACCCCGCATGGCCTGAGCACGCCGCCATTGCGATCTCGCTTCCGCCAGATGTGGCGGATGGTGACGCGGACGCCTTTCGGCGCGATGTGGCGGCGGAGCTCGAGCGGAAGGAAGCCGAGGCGCGCGCCGCGGTTCATCGAAATGGCCGCGGTTTCCTCGGCCCCGAGCGCGCATGCACGGTGTCGCCCGACGCTCGCGCGACGAGCCTCGAGGCGCCTCGCGGCCTCAATCCAACGTTTGCGGTGGGGAGAGGGTATTCAGACGCACGAAGAACCGCGGTTGCCGCCGTCCGCGCATTTCGCGCGGCATACCGTGACGCGCTCCAACAATGGCGTGCAGGGCTGCGCAGCGTGGTGTTTCCCGCAGAAACGTGGTGGATGCGCGTGTTCCACGGCGTGGCCGTGAACGATGATGCGCTCGTATCGTGA
- a CDS encoding DNA methyltransferase, producing MTNVWQEPAVRGPERFKEDTRSIHGNQKPLKLLDRIIRASSDPGDVVWEPFGGLCSVAVAAFAAGRRCYSAEIAPTYHAVASRRLAKCAPQPRAEISAA from the coding sequence GTGACCAACGTCTGGCAGGAGCCCGCGGTCCGCGGCCCCGAACGCTTCAAGGAGGACACCCGGTCGATCCACGGCAACCAGAAGCCCCTCAAGCTGCTCGATCGCATCATCCGCGCATCGTCCGATCCAGGCGATGTCGTCTGGGAGCCATTCGGGGGGCTCTGCTCGGTCGCGGTGGCGGCCTTCGCCGCAGGGAGGCGCTGCTACAGCGCCGAGATCGCGCCCACGTACCACGCCGTCGCGTCGCGCCGCCTCGCGAAGTGCGCGCCGCAGCCGCGCGCCGAGATCTCGGCGGCCTGA
- a CDS encoding gluconeogenesis factor YvcK family protein — translation MATPKIVTVGGGTGHYTLLTGLRGLSARITAIVTMMDSGGSSGRLRDEYGLLPPGDFTRCLVALSEHPEALKELLGHRFRSGSLGGHTLRNLIFTAVQEITGSLPLTVERLHEIFSVKNRVLPVTMDHVDLVMHLENDRTIRGEASIDNLSDMLDAPVLSVYLDPEARAYPAALDAIADADLIILGPGDLYTSLVPNLLVKGVREAIAASRARAMFVCNLMTKPNETPGYTVEDFVGTIAMYLGEARLDAVLVNDVWPSEGLEEYASAGSEPVVTSPDKPLASDLLVPADLLFGGKLIRHDPQKLSAAIVSLARQRSWW, via the coding sequence ATGGCGACGCCGAAGATCGTGACCGTGGGAGGGGGGACGGGCCATTACACGCTCCTCACGGGCCTGCGTGGTCTGAGCGCCCGGATCACCGCGATCGTGACCATGATGGACTCGGGCGGGAGCTCCGGGAGGCTCCGGGACGAGTACGGCCTCCTGCCGCCAGGCGACTTCACGCGTTGCCTCGTCGCCCTGTCCGAGCACCCGGAGGCGCTGAAGGAGCTGCTCGGCCACCGCTTCCGCTCGGGAAGCCTCGGCGGGCACACCCTGCGCAACCTTATATTCACCGCGGTGCAGGAGATCACCGGCTCGCTCCCCCTCACGGTCGAGCGCCTGCACGAGATCTTCTCCGTCAAGAACCGCGTCCTCCCGGTCACGATGGATCACGTCGATCTCGTGATGCACCTGGAGAACGACCGGACCATCCGTGGGGAAGCGTCGATTGACAACCTCTCCGACATGCTCGATGCGCCGGTGCTCTCGGTCTATCTCGATCCCGAAGCCCGGGCGTATCCAGCGGCGCTCGACGCGATCGCGGACGCCGATCTCATCATCCTCGGGCCGGGAGATCTCTACACGAGCCTCGTGCCGAACCTCCTGGTCAAGGGCGTGCGCGAGGCCATCGCGGCGAGCCGCGCCCGCGCGATGTTCGTGTGCAACCTGATGACGAAGCCCAACGAGACCCCCGGCTACACGGTCGAGGACTTCGTGGGGACCATCGCCATGTACCTGGGCGAAGCCCGGCTCGACGCCGTGCTGGTCAACGACGTCTGGCCCTCCGAGGGCCTCGAGGAGTACGCCTCCGCCGGCTCTGAACCAGTCGTGACCTCGCCGGACAAACCGCTCGCCTCCGACCTCCTCGTCCCCGCCGATCTGCTGTTCGGCGGCAAGCTGATTCGCCACGACCCGCAGAAGCTCTCGGCCGCGATCGTCTCGCTCGCCCGCCAGCGATCGTGGTGGTGA